A region from the Sandaracinus amylolyticus genome encodes:
- a CDS encoding sulfite exporter TauE/SafE family protein, producing the protein MDTLDAILLVLGGIGAGALSTIAGMGGGVLLVVTMSLALGPHAALATTAPALLAGNLHRSWLYRHAIDRGVAITFLVGALPGALVGGLVSARLPDVAIQVLLVMVTALALARAAGMLEWKPSARAYLPFAFGAGMVAAGSGAGILVSPLLVAGGLAGEALIATSSAVAATMHVGRITGYGLAGLFGGAALAVSLALGSGILAGNVLGGRMRARIGDAWCMRLTHLVLVVSLIAAVIGIVR; encoded by the coding sequence ATGGACACTCTCGATGCGATTCTCCTGGTGCTCGGAGGGATCGGCGCGGGCGCGCTCTCGACGATCGCGGGCATGGGCGGCGGCGTGCTGCTCGTCGTCACGATGTCGCTCGCGCTCGGGCCGCACGCGGCGCTCGCGACCACCGCGCCCGCGCTGCTCGCCGGCAACCTCCACCGCTCGTGGCTCTATCGCCACGCGATCGATCGCGGCGTGGCGATCACGTTCCTCGTCGGCGCGCTCCCCGGCGCGCTCGTCGGCGGGCTCGTCTCGGCGCGCCTGCCCGACGTCGCGATCCAGGTGCTGCTCGTGATGGTCACCGCGCTCGCGCTCGCACGCGCTGCCGGGATGCTCGAGTGGAAGCCCTCGGCGCGCGCGTACCTGCCGTTCGCGTTCGGCGCGGGGATGGTCGCCGCGGGATCGGGCGCGGGCATCCTGGTGTCGCCGCTGCTCGTCGCGGGTGGGCTCGCGGGCGAGGCGCTGATCGCGACGTCGTCGGCGGTCGCCGCGACGATGCACGTCGGGCGCATCACCGGCTACGGGCTCGCGGGCTTGTTCGGTGGCGCCGCCCTCGCGGTCTCGCTCGCGCTGGGCAGCGGCATCCTCGCGGGCAACGTGCTCGGCGGTCGGATGCGCGCGCGCATCGGCGATGCGTGGTGCATGCGGCTCACCCACCTCGTGCTGGTGGTGTCGCTGATCGCGGCCGTGATCGGGATCGTGCGCTGA
- a CDS encoding excalibur calcium-binding domain-containing protein, with product MRHFAVIGLRTSKHLVLALSIALGVTSSVPAQDACEPAYPDVCIPPAPPDLDCGDVEERGFRVLDPDPHRFDRDHDGIGCEP from the coding sequence ATGCGGCACTTCGCAGTGATCGGTCTGCGAACGAGCAAACACCTCGTGCTCGCGCTCTCGATCGCGCTCGGCGTCACGTCGAGCGTGCCCGCGCAGGACGCGTGCGAGCCCGCGTACCCCGACGTGTGCATCCCGCCCGCGCCGCCCGATCTCGACTGCGGCGACGTCGAGGAGCGCGGCTTCCGCGTGCTCGATCCCGATCCGCACCGCTTCGATCGCGATCACGACGGGATCGGCTGCGAGCCCTGA
- a CDS encoding ATP-binding protein, with the protein MRPKAWVSWSSGKDAAWALHVAQASGELDVVGLLTTTNEHFDRVAMHGVRRDLLIAQAEATGLPVHVVPLPWPCSNDDYEARMRAALDVARSAGVTHVIFGDLFLEDVRRYRESRLAGTGITPVFPLWGVPTAQLARDMVSAGVRAHIVTLDPRKVPRELAGRVLDHALLDALPEGVDPCGENGETHTFVSAGPMLRRALPVRAGEVVERDGFVYADLMLDQGSQPIPS; encoded by the coding sequence ATGAGGCCGAAGGCATGGGTGAGCTGGTCGAGTGGCAAGGACGCCGCGTGGGCGCTGCACGTGGCGCAGGCTTCGGGTGAGCTCGACGTCGTCGGGCTGCTGACGACCACCAACGAGCACTTCGATCGCGTCGCGATGCACGGCGTGCGTCGTGATCTCCTGATCGCACAGGCCGAAGCCACGGGCCTTCCGGTGCACGTCGTTCCGCTGCCCTGGCCCTGCTCCAACGACGACTACGAGGCGCGCATGCGCGCCGCGCTCGACGTCGCGCGCAGCGCGGGCGTGACCCACGTGATCTTCGGCGATCTCTTCCTCGAGGACGTGCGCCGCTATCGCGAGAGCCGCCTCGCTGGCACCGGCATCACGCCGGTCTTCCCGCTCTGGGGCGTGCCCACCGCGCAGCTCGCGCGCGACATGGTGAGCGCGGGCGTGCGCGCGCACATCGTCACGCTCGATCCGCGCAAGGTGCCGCGCGAGCTCGCAGGGCGCGTGCTCGATCACGCGCTGCTCGACGCGCTGCCCGAGGGCGTCGATCCGTGCGGCGAGAACGGCGAGACCCACACGTTCGTGTCCGCGGGCCCGATGCTCCGGCGCGCGCTGCCGGTGCGCGCGGGCGAGGTCGTGGAGCGCGACGGATTCGTCTACGCCGATCTGATGCTCGATCAGGGCTCGCAGCCGATCCCGTCGTGA
- a CDS encoding TonB-dependent receptor plug domain-containing protein, with product MRAAFAWCALVVVLCASAPARAQFGARAEIERPIAAGSELDPTSSATTIELEDRPRALETTDEVLLEVPGARRRRSAGYGGFTSLSLRGAEAEHTTVMIGDVPLSTADGSAVDLSTLPPWLFERVEVHRGGAPVWLGAGAIGGVLRLVPRRARGTRLEAVGGGGSFDLAQGRLGASVDGASFSWATTLGLTHSGGAYPITIDTRPLEPGGIEPRTQTNAQLLEGAGLMHARLRAGDATLSFIGLGLARTGGIPPPVTRWTPTSAARRRHLRTLFAVASEWLEGGRPPEQADLAAWRLQLVASIALDRRSLSDPYAQYGQVRRETDQTVTRSSLRAAGTLRLAEWIDTTLVVMGAHETFAPEDALARTALGSSRRDSGVAALEARVHGRIDRTMRWELRPSARIEVIDSALAEIRAGSEHLRTSRLDALPTARLGAALELVPGIALAGSFSTGVRAPSFVDLFGDGALISGNTSLRPEESTGGDLGVVARGRIAGLEGFAELRGFGLWMRDLIRYVRTDANQWTPQNVAEAWTAGIEASTNVRFERVVGLASALTWVESQDRSLARALPFRPRFTGYARLDATFDLPAPLASVSAWIDGEYVGETYDTPENDVPIPEVARFGVGASLSMWEGALRADVIVRDVFDARGRDALLRPLPGRSFALQISVRTE from the coding sequence ATGCGCGCAGCGTTCGCATGGTGCGCGCTCGTCGTCGTGCTCTGCGCGAGCGCGCCGGCGCGCGCACAATTCGGCGCGCGTGCCGAGATCGAGCGGCCGATCGCGGCGGGCAGCGAGCTCGATCCGACCTCGAGCGCGACGACGATCGAGCTCGAGGATCGTCCGCGCGCGCTCGAGACCACCGACGAGGTGCTGCTCGAGGTCCCGGGCGCGCGCCGACGTCGCAGCGCGGGGTACGGCGGGTTCACGTCGCTCTCGCTGCGCGGCGCCGAGGCCGAGCACACGACCGTGATGATCGGGGACGTGCCGCTCTCCACCGCGGACGGGAGCGCGGTCGATCTCTCGACGCTGCCGCCGTGGCTCTTCGAGCGCGTCGAGGTGCATCGCGGAGGCGCGCCGGTGTGGCTCGGCGCGGGCGCGATCGGTGGCGTGCTGCGGCTCGTTCCACGTCGCGCGCGCGGCACGCGCCTCGAGGCGGTGGGCGGTGGCGGCTCGTTCGATCTCGCGCAGGGCCGGCTCGGCGCGAGCGTCGACGGCGCGTCGTTCTCGTGGGCGACCACGCTCGGCCTCACGCACTCGGGCGGCGCGTACCCGATCACGATCGACACGCGACCGCTCGAGCCGGGCGGCATCGAGCCGCGCACCCAGACCAACGCGCAGCTCCTCGAGGGCGCGGGGCTGATGCACGCACGGCTGCGCGCCGGCGACGCGACGCTCTCGTTCATCGGCCTCGGGCTCGCACGCACGGGAGGAATCCCGCCGCCGGTCACGCGCTGGACGCCCACGTCGGCCGCGCGCCGCCGTCACCTGCGCACGCTGTTCGCGGTGGCGAGCGAGTGGCTCGAGGGAGGACGTCCTCCCGAGCAAGCCGATCTCGCGGCGTGGCGCCTCCAGCTCGTCGCGTCGATCGCGCTCGATCGGCGCTCGCTGAGCGATCCCTACGCGCAGTACGGACAAGTGCGTCGCGAGACCGATCAGACCGTGACGCGCTCGTCGCTGCGCGCGGCGGGCACGCTGCGTCTCGCGGAGTGGATCGACACCACGCTCGTCGTGATGGGCGCGCACGAGACCTTCGCGCCCGAGGACGCGCTCGCGCGCACCGCGCTCGGCTCGTCACGGCGCGACTCCGGCGTCGCCGCGCTCGAGGCGCGCGTGCACGGGCGCATCGATCGCACCATGCGCTGGGAGCTGCGGCCCTCGGCACGCATCGAGGTGATCGACTCCGCGCTCGCCGAGATCCGCGCCGGGAGCGAGCACCTGCGCACCTCGCGCCTCGACGCGCTGCCCACCGCGCGGCTCGGCGCGGCGCTCGAGCTGGTGCCCGGCATCGCGCTCGCGGGCTCGTTCTCGACCGGCGTGCGCGCGCCGTCGTTCGTCGATCTCTTCGGCGACGGCGCGCTGATCTCGGGCAACACCTCGCTGCGTCCCGAGGAGTCGACCGGCGGCGATCTCGGCGTGGTCGCACGGGGACGCATCGCGGGGCTCGAGGGCTTCGCGGAGCTGCGCGGGTTCGGGCTGTGGATGCGCGATCTGATCCGGTACGTGCGGACCGACGCGAACCAGTGGACGCCGCAGAACGTCGCCGAGGCGTGGACCGCGGGGATCGAAGCGAGCACGAACGTGCGCTTCGAGCGCGTCGTCGGGCTCGCGTCGGCGCTCACGTGGGTGGAGTCGCAGGATCGCTCGCTCGCGCGTGCCCTGCCCTTCCGGCCGCGCTTCACGGGCTACGCGCGCCTCGACGCGACGTTCGATCTGCCCGCGCCGCTCGCATCGGTGAGCGCGTGGATCGACGGTGAGTACGTCGGCGAGACGTACGACACGCCCGAGAACGACGTGCCGATCCCCGAGGTCGCGCGCTTCGGCGTGGGCGCGTCGCTCTCGATGTGGGAAGGCGCGCTGCGCGCGGACGTGATCGTGCGCGACGTGTTCGACGCGCGTGGACGCGACGCGCTGCTGCGCCCGCTCCCGGGGCGCTCGTTCGCGCTGCAGATCTCGGTCAGGACAGAGTGA
- a CDS encoding NAD-dependent epimerase/dehydratase family protein: MQLGTHECMPPHGRDSGAPHGGARGGSLRAIPPRGGRTVAITGACSFLGRNLIGVLEEDDTIARIVVLDIATPRTAGRKTRSYRVDLTQPTAAARASEILRAEQVDVLVHLAFLSSPTTAEGWAHELESVGTMHLLVAAREAGVPRIVAASQTMLYGPHRSNPNFLFEGASLRGIEGCRFLSDKIDAEAQLTRFASETGARVTIVRLAPVLGPTVRSWLTRWLSRRFVPTLLGFDPLVQLLHEADAIAALKTAIDVDVPGTFNVAGEGVLPITTIIKLAGRIGTPLPGPLLRRATALLWMSGMNEAPAPFVDYLRYLCVADTTQARDALGFEPAYTTREAVLDFGGALRLREARLIREAIA; the protein is encoded by the coding sequence GTGCAGCTCGGCACGCACGAATGCATGCCGCCCCACGGCCGTGACAGCGGTGCCCCGCACGGCGGCGCGCGCGGGGGCTCGCTGCGCGCGATCCCGCCGCGTGGTGGACGCACCGTCGCGATCACCGGCGCGTGCTCGTTCCTCGGGCGCAACCTGATCGGCGTGCTCGAGGAGGACGACACGATCGCGCGCATCGTGGTGCTCGACATCGCGACACCACGCACCGCGGGGCGCAAGACGCGCTCGTACCGCGTCGATCTCACGCAGCCGACCGCGGCTGCGCGCGCCTCCGAGATCCTGCGCGCCGAGCAGGTCGACGTGCTCGTCCACCTCGCGTTCCTGTCGAGCCCGACGACCGCCGAAGGATGGGCGCACGAGCTCGAGAGCGTCGGCACGATGCACCTGCTCGTGGCGGCTCGCGAAGCAGGCGTTCCGCGCATCGTCGCGGCGTCGCAGACGATGCTCTACGGGCCGCACCGATCGAACCCGAACTTCTTGTTCGAGGGCGCGTCGCTGCGCGGCATCGAGGGCTGTCGATTCCTCTCCGACAAGATCGACGCGGAGGCGCAGCTCACGCGCTTCGCGAGCGAGACCGGCGCGCGCGTGACGATCGTCCGGCTCGCGCCGGTGCTCGGTCCGACGGTGCGCAGCTGGCTGACGCGGTGGCTCTCGCGACGCTTCGTACCGACGCTGCTCGGGTTCGATCCGCTCGTGCAGCTGCTCCACGAGGCCGACGCGATCGCGGCGCTGAAGACCGCGATCGACGTCGACGTGCCGGGCACGTTCAACGTCGCAGGGGAGGGCGTCCTCCCGATCACGACGATCATCAAGCTCGCGGGGCGCATCGGGACGCCGCTGCCGGGCCCGCTGCTGCGTCGCGCGACGGCGCTGCTGTGGATGAGCGGCATGAACGAGGCCCCCGCGCCCTTCGTCGACTACCTGCGATATCTCTGCGTCGCCGACACGACGCAGGCGCGCGACGCGCTGGGCTTCGAGCCCGCGTACACGACGCGCGAGGCCGTGCTCGACTTCGGCGGCGCGCTGCGCCTGCGCGAGGCGAGGCTGATCCGCGAGGCGATCGCGTGA
- a CDS encoding lysophospholipid acyltransferase family protein: protein MSDDDELERPRRPFVAPKQQKARGKTKKPSKAKPEVRRASQEAKPAVRRTISPESKAAPSARRASSRPASSRPASSRPAISGPVESAPEKRRVSTRPAADAPEKRRASARPASSEGDAGRATTSAPDARRTSSRSAASEPPRRKSTRPERPAPERESTADVSKPRRASARPARIDDRVIAPKPAPPVPEPANEAPTPTERVARPSVRRSTLPLPPAIPNADTRAPRSTPQPAPPVRLEPSSPGTLAAPRPERVRPAARATLPLRASQPPLAGAEEEAATVESIPATPDAAIASPDPSPLPQPEPNPDPDRDSVEDDLYAIEQTLDRFLDDAASTDDRAARRRAVEAFAQVAAHLGGTTDTPDAPGLARELLRPGYYVRQWGRLGLRDRSDDIDELGLDRTYETRFLPLFDRIYRSWFRVLARGLDHVPESGRCLVVANHGGALPWDGLMLRTAMRLDHPSRRELRWLAEDFVAHAPFLGAFVNRVGAVRACPENAERMLARDMLVAVFPEGEKGLGKPFGKRYELQRFGRGGYVKLALRTRTPIVPTAIVGSEEAHPLLFRTGALARLVGLPFLPITPTFPWLGPVGLVPLPSRWVILCGEPIHLDDADPDDPIAVAHLNDRVRGAVQDLVRRALDLRERPF from the coding sequence GTGAGCGACGACGACGAGCTCGAGCGCCCGCGGCGGCCGTTCGTGGCCCCGAAGCAGCAGAAGGCGCGCGGGAAGACGAAGAAGCCCTCGAAGGCGAAGCCGGAGGTGCGTCGCGCATCGCAGGAGGCGAAGCCCGCCGTGCGTCGCACGATCTCGCCCGAGTCGAAAGCCGCGCCGAGCGCGCGTCGCGCATCGTCGCGCCCGGCATCGTCGCGCCCGGCATCGTCGCGCCCTGCGATCTCGGGCCCTGTGGAGAGCGCGCCCGAGAAGCGCCGCGTCTCGACGCGCCCCGCCGCGGACGCGCCGGAGAAGCGCCGCGCCTCGGCGCGCCCCGCCTCGAGCGAGGGCGACGCGGGTCGCGCGACGACGAGCGCGCCCGACGCTCGTCGCACCTCCTCGCGCTCCGCCGCGAGCGAGCCGCCCCGGCGCAAGTCGACGCGCCCCGAGCGCCCGGCGCCCGAGCGCGAGTCGACGGCGGACGTATCGAAGCCTCGTCGCGCGTCGGCTCGCCCTGCGCGCATCGACGATCGCGTCATCGCACCGAAGCCCGCGCCGCCCGTTCCCGAGCCCGCGAACGAAGCGCCCACGCCCACCGAGCGCGTCGCCCGCCCCTCGGTACGTCGCTCCACGCTCCCGCTCCCGCCCGCGATCCCCAACGCGGACACCCGCGCTCCGCGCTCGACGCCCCAGCCCGCGCCCCCGGTGCGCCTCGAGCCGAGCTCGCCCGGCACCCTCGCGGCGCCGCGTCCGGAGCGCGTCCGCCCGGCCGCTCGCGCGACCCTGCCGCTGCGCGCCTCGCAGCCGCCGCTCGCGGGCGCAGAGGAAGAAGCCGCGACCGTCGAGTCGATCCCCGCGACCCCCGACGCCGCGATCGCGTCACCCGACCCGTCTCCGCTCCCTCAGCCCGAGCCCAACCCGGACCCCGACCGCGACTCCGTCGAAGACGATCTCTACGCGATCGAGCAGACCCTCGATCGCTTCCTCGACGACGCAGCCTCCACCGACGATCGCGCCGCGCGCCGCCGCGCTGTCGAGGCCTTCGCCCAGGTCGCCGCGCACCTCGGCGGGACGACCGACACGCCGGACGCGCCCGGCCTCGCGCGCGAGCTCCTGCGCCCCGGCTACTACGTGCGCCAGTGGGGCCGCCTCGGCCTGCGCGACCGGAGCGACGACATCGACGAGCTCGGCCTCGATCGCACCTACGAAACGCGCTTCCTGCCGCTCTTCGATCGCATCTACCGCAGCTGGTTCCGCGTGCTCGCGCGCGGCCTCGATCACGTGCCCGAGAGCGGCCGCTGCCTCGTCGTCGCGAACCACGGCGGCGCGCTGCCGTGGGACGGCCTGATGCTGCGCACCGCGATGCGCCTCGATCATCCGTCGCGCCGCGAGCTGCGCTGGCTCGCCGAGGACTTCGTCGCGCACGCGCCGTTCCTGGGCGCGTTCGTGAACCGCGTCGGCGCCGTGCGCGCGTGCCCCGAGAACGCGGAGCGCATGCTCGCGCGCGACATGCTCGTCGCGGTCTTCCCCGAGGGCGAGAAGGGCCTCGGCAAGCCCTTCGGCAAAAGGTATGAGCTCCAACGATTCGGCCGCGGCGGCTACGTGAAGCTCGCGCTCCGCACCCGCACGCCGATCGTCCCGACCGCGATCGTCGGCAGCGAGGAAGCGCACCCGCTGCTCTTCCGCACCGGCGCGCTCGCGCGCCTCGTCGGCCTCCCGTTCCTGCCGATCACGCCCACGTTCCCGTGGCTCGGCCCGGTCGGGCTCGTCCCGCTCCCGAGCCGCTGGGTGATCCTCTGCGGCGAGCCGATCCACCTCGACGACGCGGACCCCGACGACCCGATCGCCGTCGCGCACCTCAACGATCGCGTCCGAGGTGCGGTGCAGGATCTCGTGCGTCGCGCCCTCGATCTCCGAGAGCGCCCGTTCTGA
- the lexA gene encoding transcriptional repressor LexA: MNKLTDRQRMVLEYICESIQDRGYPPTLREIGLKLGIRSTNGVNDHLRALERKGYLTREDMKSRTLRPTDTTLRIVGRGASSISSTREEHELVDVETTREAEAANDDMIEIPILGRVAAGLPIEAIEHHGGDTVRIDRMLLGRGARGGDVFGLRIQGESMIEAGIHDGDYVFVRKQAQAARGTIVIAMVGDEATCKYFYPESTHIRLEPANASIAPILVPKSEWRETQILGVVVGVFRKI, from the coding sequence ATGAACAAGCTCACCGATCGTCAGCGGATGGTGCTCGAGTACATCTGCGAGTCGATCCAGGACCGCGGGTACCCGCCGACGCTTCGCGAGATCGGGCTGAAGCTCGGCATCCGCAGCACGAACGGCGTGAACGATCACCTCCGCGCGCTCGAGCGGAAGGGCTATCTCACGCGCGAGGACATGAAGTCGCGCACGCTGCGTCCGACCGACACGACGCTGCGCATCGTGGGACGTGGCGCGTCGAGCATCTCGAGCACGCGCGAGGAGCACGAGCTCGTCGACGTCGAGACGACGCGCGAGGCCGAGGCCGCGAACGACGACATGATCGAGATCCCGATCCTCGGTCGCGTCGCAGCGGGCCTCCCGATCGAGGCGATCGAGCACCACGGCGGCGACACGGTGCGCATCGATCGGATGCTGCTCGGGCGCGGTGCGCGCGGCGGTGACGTGTTCGGCCTGCGCATCCAGGGCGAGTCGATGATCGAGGCCGGCATCCACGACGGCGACTACGTCTTCGTGCGCAAGCAGGCGCAGGCCGCGCGCGGGACGATCGTGATCGCGATGGTCGGCGACGAAGCGACCTGCAAGTACTTCTACCCGGAGTCGACGCACATCCGGCTCGAGCCGGCGAACGCGTCGATCGCGCCAATCCTCGTGCCGAAGAGCGAGTGGCGCGAGACGCAGATCCTGGGCGTCGTCGTCGGCGTGTTCCGGAAGATCTGA
- a CDS encoding VIT domain-containing protein, protein MRRSLLASLAALLVTFAAQGRAHAIGVLLPTRPEIEPLAIRHHRVSISVRERIAETRVEQVFLNQSGETLEATYVFPLPPGATVSGFTMWVDGRPQRGELLESAQARAVYEQIVARMRDPGLVEQIGGNLFRARVFPIAPNSEQRIELRFTQTLEYHGGVVHYRYPLRTAGRAARTLEDLTITAEIVSRTPVRAVYSPTHALAIAREGDQRALASYEGHRVALDQDFDLYYAVADGDVGLSLLSHRAGGDDGYFLAMIAPRTALTEHELASKEVIFVFDTSGSMTGDKIARARAALDHMLARLGPNDRFQVVRFSTDVELLFDRGASMPATPANVASARRFASRFVAAGGTAIHGALDEALRTRAPTTATPRMIVFLTDGMPTVGETDPATIVREVTARTTATTGASTRLFVFGVGDDVNTTFLDALAVGSGGTSDYVRGEDGAELQQRLSTLYDRIAYPVLADLHLSLPGASAFDVYPRDLGHLYRGDQLLVVGRYRGEGAVQVVLEGRVGGATPLRLEFPVTMPSAETRNDFLPRVWATRKVATLLDEIRLNGERPELREEVVRLARQFGLVTPYTSYLVAEDVEIPRGIAPVPDARPLRPMDEPAPVSEAQADFERFADATAARAPQTTSSGGGGGGGGGAASMAPEGGRGESGRRLSARLRDLRGAEQAAALAAQDARFVLGRAFVRRDGMWVDSRYRAGRRELRMRWGSEGYFALLRARPELGPALALGDRVTIAIDAARVIVIDPSAPERISETDVSAFLE, encoded by the coding sequence ATGCGCCGATCGCTGCTCGCCTCGCTCGCCGCGCTCCTGGTCACGTTCGCCGCGCAGGGACGCGCCCACGCGATCGGCGTGCTGCTCCCGACACGCCCCGAGATCGAGCCCCTCGCGATCCGACATCACCGAGTGTCGATCAGCGTGCGCGAGCGGATCGCGGAGACGCGCGTCGAGCAGGTGTTCCTCAACCAGTCGGGCGAGACCCTCGAGGCGACGTACGTCTTCCCGCTCCCGCCGGGCGCGACGGTGAGCGGCTTCACGATGTGGGTCGACGGCCGGCCGCAGCGCGGCGAGCTCCTCGAGTCGGCGCAGGCGCGCGCGGTGTACGAGCAGATCGTCGCGCGCATGCGCGATCCCGGCCTCGTCGAGCAGATCGGCGGCAACCTGTTCCGCGCGCGCGTCTTCCCGATCGCGCCGAACAGCGAGCAGCGCATCGAGCTGCGCTTCACGCAGACGCTCGAGTACCACGGCGGCGTCGTGCACTACCGCTATCCGCTGCGCACCGCGGGGCGCGCGGCGCGCACGCTCGAGGACCTCACGATCACCGCGGAGATCGTCTCGCGCACGCCGGTGCGCGCCGTCTACTCGCCGACCCACGCGCTCGCGATCGCGCGCGAGGGCGACCAGCGCGCGCTCGCGTCCTACGAAGGCCATCGCGTCGCGCTCGATCAGGACTTCGACCTCTACTACGCGGTCGCGGACGGAGACGTCGGGCTCTCGCTGCTGTCGCACCGCGCAGGCGGAGACGACGGCTACTTCCTCGCGATGATCGCGCCGCGCACCGCGCTCACCGAGCACGAGCTCGCGAGCAAGGAAGTGATCTTCGTCTTCGACACGTCGGGCTCGATGACCGGCGACAAGATCGCGCGCGCCCGGGCCGCGCTCGATCACATGCTCGCGCGTCTCGGCCCGAACGATCGCTTCCAGGTCGTGCGCTTCTCGACCGACGTCGAGCTGCTCTTCGATCGCGGCGCGTCGATGCCCGCGACCCCGGCGAACGTCGCGTCGGCGCGACGCTTCGCGAGCCGCTTCGTCGCCGCGGGCGGCACCGCGATCCACGGCGCGCTCGACGAGGCGCTGCGCACCCGCGCGCCCACGACCGCGACTCCGCGCATGATCGTGTTCCTCACCGACGGCATGCCGACCGTCGGCGAGACCGATCCTGCGACGATCGTGCGCGAGGTGACGGCGCGCACCACGGCGACCACGGGCGCGAGCACGCGGCTCTTCGTGTTCGGCGTCGGCGACGACGTGAACACCACGTTCCTCGACGCGCTCGCGGTCGGCAGCGGCGGCACGTCGGACTACGTGCGCGGCGAGGACGGCGCCGAGCTCCAGCAGCGGCTCTCGACGTTGTACGACCGCATCGCGTACCCGGTGCTCGCGGACCTTCACCTCTCGCTGCCCGGCGCGTCCGCGTTCGACGTGTACCCGCGCGATCTCGGGCACCTCTATCGCGGCGATCAGCTGCTCGTGGTCGGGCGGTATCGCGGGGAGGGCGCCGTGCAGGTGGTGCTCGAAGGACGTGTCGGCGGCGCGACGCCGCTGCGGCTCGAGTTCCCGGTCACGATGCCGAGCGCCGAGACGCGCAACGACTTCCTGCCGCGCGTGTGGGCGACGCGGAAGGTCGCGACGTTGCTCGACGAGATCCGTCTGAACGGCGAGCGGCCCGAGCTGCGCGAGGAGGTCGTGCGCCTCGCGCGACAGTTCGGGCTGGTCACGCCGTACACGAGCTATCTCGTCGCGGAGGACGTGGAGATCCCCCGCGGCATCGCGCCGGTGCCCGACGCGCGCCCGCTGCGCCCGATGGACGAGCCCGCACCGGTCAGCGAGGCGCAGGCCGACTTCGAGCGCTTCGCCGACGCGACGGCCGCGCGCGCACCCCAGACGACGAGCTCGGGCGGCGGCGGCGGCGGCGGCGGCGGCGCGGCGTCGATGGCGCCCGAAGGCGGACGCGGCGAGAGCGGCCGTCGTCTCTCGGCGCGCCTGCGTGATCTGCGTGGCGCGGAGCAGGCCGCGGCGCTCGCGGCGCAGGACGCGCGGTTCGTGCTCGGTCGCGCGTTCGTGCGTCGCGACGGGATGTGGGTCGACTCGCGCTATCGCGCGGGGCGGCGCGAGCTGCGGATGCGCTGGGGCAGCGAGGGCTACTTCGCGCTGCTGCGCGCACGACCCGAGCTCGGCCCGGCGCTCGCGCTCGGGGATCGCGTGACGATCGCGATCGACGCTGCGCGCGTGATCGTGATCGACCCGAGCGCGCCCGAGCGCATCAGCGAGACCGACGTCAGCGCGTTCCTGGAGTGA
- a CDS encoding DUF4349 domain-containing protein, with the protein MRERRWCGAPLAAAAALLVAGAMGAGCGAPSRGYASSADTTATTYGSGGGVGYDDVWRERSAASFDAYGSTDSSGASVASSDEGEPEERSIEVHAQSATARRAPAAQPSSDHVAAARTEERPMIAQAAPRPTPPTASTTPREQAQAQAAQTATDAVDTSGPLLIYTAVMHLAVYEVAESQERIVAAARELGGFVFTQADDRLVVRVPAPRFHALIEHVEQAGDVEHREVQAQDVSEEFHDVDIRIRNLEAMRRRVETLLAQAQTVEDALQVEQQLQRITEELERLRGRQRFLADRIAFSTITVLFRSRPRELVGQPDIFQLPFAWLDQLGLATLLDLR; encoded by the coding sequence ATGAGAGAGAGACGATGGTGCGGCGCTCCACTCGCAGCCGCGGCGGCGCTCCTGGTCGCGGGCGCGATGGGCGCGGGATGCGGCGCGCCGAGCCGCGGCTACGCGAGCTCGGCCGACACGACGGCGACGACGTACGGCAGCGGCGGCGGGGTCGGATACGACGACGTCTGGCGAGAACGATCTGCGGCGTCGTTCGACGCGTACGGCAGCACGGACAGCTCCGGCGCGTCGGTCGCGTCGTCGGACGAGGGTGAGCCCGAGGAGCGATCGATCGAGGTCCACGCGCAGTCGGCCACCGCGCGCCGTGCGCCCGCCGCGCAGCCCTCGTCCGATCACGTCGCGGCGGCGCGCACCGAAGAGCGGCCGATGATCGCGCAGGCGGCCCCGCGTCCGACGCCGCCGACCGCGAGCACCACGCCGCGCGAGCAGGCCCAGGCGCAAGCCGCGCAGACCGCGACCGACGCCGTCGACACCTCGGGCCCGCTGCTCATCTACACCGCGGTCATGCACCTCGCGGTCTACGAGGTCGCGGAGAGCCAGGAGCGCATCGTCGCCGCGGCGCGCGAGCTCGGCGGGTTCGTGTTCACGCAGGCCGACGATCGCCTCGTGGTGCGCGTGCCCGCGCCGCGCTTCCACGCGCTGATCGAGCACGTCGAGCAAGCGGGCGACGTCGAGCACCGCGAGGTGCAGGCGCAGGACGTGAGCGAGGAGTTCCACGACGTCGACATCCGCATCCGCAACCTCGAGGCGATGCGCCGTCGCGTCGAGACGCTGCTCGCGCAGGCGCAGACCGTCGAGGACGCGCTGCAGGTCGAGCAGCAGCTGCAGCGCATCACCGAGGAGCTCGAGCGCCTGCGCGGCCGCCAGCGCTTCCTCGCGGATCGCATCGCGTTCTCGACGATCACCGTGCTCTTCCGGTCGCGCCCGCGCGAGCTCGTGGGCCAGCCCGACATCTTCCAGCTTCCCTTCGCGTGGCTCGATCAGCTCGGCCTCGCGACCCTCCTGGACCTGCGATGA